The Candidatus Omnitrophota bacterium DNA window GATCCCCGAGGTCAGTATCGCTCTTCCCATATCCACAACTTTCATAAAAATGGGGCTTTTTGATACTGTTCCGGGACTTGTTCTGGCACATCTTATACGCATACTGCCGGTGAGCTGTTTTATACTTGTAGGTGTGTTTGCCGCTTTTCCGGAGGACCTGGAGAAGCAGGCTCGCATGGACGGGTATTCCCGCTTCCAGAGCGTGGTTAGAGTGGTCCTGCCGCTTTCCAAGACGGGTATCGCGGTAGCGGGGCTTTTCTCTTTTCTGCTTTCATGGGACGAATTTATTTATGCTTCATATCTCACGCTCTCCCGGCCGACCATGCCGCTTAAGGTATACTATTATGTGTCCCGGGGAAATATCTTTTATTCATCCACTTATGCTGTTATCATAACCATACCGGTACTCGTGATCACTCTTTTTATTCAGAAGTATATTAAGCCCGGATATCTTTCCGGTTCAGTGAAGGGGTAGATCAGGCTCATGGCGTATTTGCAGATAAAAGATATATCCAAAAAATTCGGCGCCAACGAAGTCCTCAAGAACATCAACCTTGATGTCAGGCGAAGGTCTTTCTGTGTTATCCTCGGACCTTCAGGATGCGGCAAGTCAACTTTGCTTAATATCGTGGCCGGCCTGGAAAGGCCGGATACCGGAAGTATATTTCTGGAAGGGGAGGATGTTACCCATATGGCGCCTCACAAGAGGGATATAGCAATGGTTTTCCAGAATTATGCGCTCTATCCCCATCTTTCGGTATACGAAAATCTGGCTTTCGGACTCAGGGCCCGGAACGCATCTTCGGATGATATCGATAAAAAGGTCCGCCAGACCAGCAGGATACTGTCCATCGAGGATAAG harbors:
- a CDS encoding ABC transporter permease subunit; protein product: MNLRARTIALWGISIVIILLFLFPLYVMGKIALSTPGEIFQKHPPYLVHDLTWEHFRAVFTSGEAFYQPLRKSLVTALAAAAASLVIATPAAYAIARLNYRARYLFIVAIFVTRMIPEVSIALPISTTFIKMGLFDTVPGLVLAHLIRILPVSCFILVGVFAAFPEDLEKQARMDGYSRFQSVVRVVLPLSKTGIAVAGLFSFLLSWDEFIYASYLTLSRPTMPLKVYYYVSRGNIFYSSTYAVIITIPVLVITLFIQKYIKPGYLSGSVKG